The Haladaptatus sp. R4 DNA segment TCACTCCACGAACGACGATACCTTCCGATTGAACTTTTCGGGTTCCTCCCAAAAGGGACAGTGTCCGCTCCGTTCGAACCGTACGAGGGTCGCCTCGGGGAGGTGGTCTTCGAGCCACCCCCCTACGTCCGTCGGGAAAATGTCGTTCCGTTCGCCGTAGAGCAACAAGACCGGCACGTCGATCGTGGGTACCACCGGTCGGAAGTCGGAATACACGACGTCCAGAAAGATATCGATGGCGACGCTCGTCGGTGTCTTGGTCGTCTCTGCGTACATCTCGTCGATCGTGTCCGCCGACGGTGGTTCGTTGAACATCGCCTTTAGGAACGGTTTTGCAACCGACGGACGGTTGTACGTGAGGTTCGTCGTGATATCGACGCCATCGATACCCGAGAACTCACCGGGGGACCCGTGAGGCCAGTCATCATCGTACTGTAGTTTCGGACTCTGATCCACGAATACGGAACGGGATAGCCGGTCGGTTCCGAACTGGTCGAAGTACTCGAACATGACCATCGTCCCCATCGACCATCCCACGAGGGTAACGTCGGTGAGTTCGAGCGTCTCGATCAGTTCCCGGATGTCCCGTGCGTACTGTGCGAGGGTGTGGCCCGCGTCGGTCTTTCCGGAGCGTCCATGTCCTCGGAGGTCGAGTGCCACGACGCGGTGGGAGTCGGCCAAGGCATCGAAGTTCTTCTGCCACCAGTACTCGGCGTTCATCATCCAACCGTGGACGAGTAGAATCGTCTCCCCCTCTCCCTGATCCTCGTAGTAGATCGGCACGCCATCGTGGGTCTCGAAGTATGGCATCGCGGAGTATCACTCGACCGACATGGCCATAAACGGTTCGGGCGGTCGCTTCCAGCGCTATTCTCGTCGGCCGGATGGCGAACGCGTTCACATGCCGAGATGCGACGCGACGGCCGGGAGCGTCCGTTGGACGATCACCGTCCGAGGAGTCGTCCGCAAACGACGATCAACCGATCTCCGCGATCACGTTTCCTCCACCTTGCCGCTACCGTTCGAGGGCCGTCGCTGGAGCGTGGTTTTCGCGTACCGGGTGAGTGGACCGATGATCATCCCTTCCACCGCAAACGTAGGAACGATCATCACGGCGATGACGGTGGACGTGTATGCACCGACGAAGCCAGCGATGCCGACGTTCGCGGCAGTAAGCGCGGTACTTACCGCGCTGAAGACACCCATGAGTATCACGGTCGCGACGGCACCGAAGAGTCCGGCGAGCGCACCGTCGTATAGTCCGTCCGAGACCGTTTCTGCGGTCCATCCCGCGACGAGTCCACCGACGATTCCCCACGGGGCGAGCGCGCCACTGCCACCGAGAATCCCCGCGAGCGTACTGATCACTGCGGTGAGTGACGCTCCGAGGTAGACCGGTTTGCCAACCATTAACACTAATGCACTGCTATCCCGTATATGTCTTTGGCTGGATCGGGGTATCCTCGAACGAGGTTCGCAGTCGAACGGTGTCGCACGATTGGCGAAGGGGAGAAAGTCGGCAAGGAGCGTGAGTAGCGACAACTTTTATCAATATTCGAAAAAGACTACGTGTATGGACGATATTTTCGTCGGTCAGCTAATGACGACGACCCTCCACACCGCATCACCCGACACGCTCGTCGAAGAGGCAGCACAGGAGATGATCGAGAGCGGGATCGGTTCGGTTATCGTCGTCGATGACGAGAACCATCTGCTGGGAATTCTGACGACCACCGACTTCGTTCGAATCGTTGCCGAACGGCAACCCAAGGACGAGACGCCGGTATCCGAGTACATGTCGACCGACGTCATGACTGCGACGGCACAGGACTCGATCCGCGATGTTTCCGATCGTATGATCACGCACGGAATTCACCACATGCCTGTGGTGGATGAAACGGAAGGGGTTATCGGAATGATTTCCACGACGGATCTCACGGCGTATCTGTCCCGCGTTCAGACACCGAGTCCCTCGTAGTCGAACGCGTACCGTCGAGGACGCTCGTACACGACACGGAAGGCATGAGAATAGTTACCGCTGGGAGAAATTATAAACACGGTTATGAGGGTTCGACGTCGGTGTTTCGAGGGAGTTATACGACGAAGAGCCGAATTACCCCGTAAGCCATGACAGACAGCGGATCGGACACGACAGGGGAGTCGTTCGGCGATGACGGCCGGGCGACGACCGAACGAACCGTACTCCGATACCTCGTTACTATCTCGCTGATCGGGATGTTCATTCTGATGGGTGCAGCGACGTACTCCGTCGCGCTTCGAGGATGGATGGCCTGTGGCGGTGGGTTCCCGAAGTGTGCAGGGAGTTACATTCCCCTGCTTCACACCCCCGGATCACTCTCCCAAACGTACACCCATGGACAGATTCTCGCCGAATGGTTCCACCGGGCGACGGCGTTCGTCACCGGAGTGCTGATGCTCGTCGCGACGGGACTCGCGTGGTGGCGCGTCAAGGAATTCACCATCACACGGTGGAGCCTCACCGCCGCCACGGCAGTGCTTCCGCTGGAAGCCTATCTGGGTGTCCTCACGGGTGTCCCGGACCCGTCGCAAACGCTCGTCGCGATTCACCTCGTCGTTTCCCTGTTCGACCTCGTCGCCCTCGTCATCGCGGCGATAATTCTGTGGTGGTCGGCGTACTCCGGCGGCCGACGTGGATCACACGAAGCAAAAGCCTGATCGGGGGAGTTTCGGACGCCAAATTCGGATAATCGGTAATTTCGGCCTTTTTCAGTACCGCTATCGTGCGTTGTGACCAGCGGAGGACGCGAGTCGAGGCGGGACTGTGGAGGAAAGACTACTGCGGGAATTCGTCGGTGGAAACGGTTTCGAGGAAGGGTTCGAACCGAGAATCACCCCAATACCGTACCGTTTCGCTCCGTCGGTCGTATTCGAGCAGTCCGGCATCCGCTAATCTCGGTAGGTGATTGTGAAGCAACCCGATTTTGACCGGTTGGCGCCGGTCGGCCGACGATTCCTCCCGTGGGCTCGTGGAAAGAACGTATTCGACGAGGTCATCGAAGCGGGCACGACCGGTCCGTTCTCGCTTGAGGAAGGCAATGACCGCACGGCGGTGTCGATGCTGTAACAGGCCGATGACCTGAGCTTTTGTGAGGTGATCCGAACTGGTCGATTGATGCGTACTCATGAGCAGTGATTGAGTAGCCCTCTCAAAAAACGGGGGCCCTAAACAGTTAGGAATGACGTGCTACTCCATCGTGTCCGTTTCTTCGAAGAGCATCTGCAACAGTTTTCGCTCGCTCGCTCTGAGATGCTGGTGGAACGTCGGTGCCGATACGCCGAACGAATCTGCGACCGCTTCACCGGTGCTCTCACGCGGCCACTCGAAAAACCCGGCATTGTATGCCGCGGTCAAGGCGGCCTGTTGCCGGTCGGTCAACTGGTCCGTGAGGTGCATCTGGCGTCTACCGAAGGAAGAGAGGGACCGTTTTACCTCCCGTTTCGTCGTCAGCCGAGCATTTGGATAGATCGATTGCACGGCGTCCGTGAGTACACGGACATCAGCATCCGCCGGGGCTTCCGCAACGATCGATCCCCTCCCTTCGATAACCTTCGCGTGTTTGATACGGGCACCCCGTTCGATGAGAACCTGTGGGGAGGTCGATGCGCCAACGAACACGATTTCGAGGAAGCTCTGCTCCTGTTCCTCCCTGATACAGCGGGCCTTTTTCACGATCGATTGCTGACGCGTCATTTCGAGAAACGCGTCGACCGGTGCGTTCTCCAACGAGATATAGTAGAGCAGTTCCCGGTCCGTCGAAGGTACGAGGTCTTCGAGCGTGATCGAACACTGCAAGTCGGCGGATGCAGTGACGAAGAACGCGGTCGTCTCGGTGAGATCGAACGTGAGTTCATAGCGGCTATCCGTGTGGAGTAGCTTCTTACTCTCCGCGGCGTGAATCGCGTGGCCGATGGTCCTACCCAGTTCTTGAAAGACGGCGCGTTCCCGTTCGCTGAATGCGTCGGAACGAGACGCATGGAGAACCAACACACCGTACGTCGTCTCCCGATACACGAGCGGGATACAAAGCACGGAGCGAAATCCGCGGGACAGCGCTTCGTCCCGTAACGAATCGGGGAATCGAGGGTCGGACTGGATCGACGTGATCAGTTGGGGTTCCTGTGTACTGATCGCTTCGGCAGCACCGCCGGTACTCGTTTCGACCGTATCCGTCTCGGTGAGGAGATCAAAATAGTTCGCATCGAGGTTCGCCCCCGTCCGGGGCTCGATGGCGCCACTTGGTAACGAGCGTTCGCCGATGAATGCGCCCTGATAGAGGTCGGACTCGGCGAGTCGTTCACAGACGCTGGTCTCGATTTCCTCCCGCGTCGTCGTTCGAACGAGCGTCTGATTGATCTCACGGATGAGGCGGTTGATCCGATTGAGCGTATCGAGATGATCACGGTGGCGTTCGAGGGCCGCTTCACGTTCCTTCCGTTCGGAGATATCTTCCCCGACCAGGACGAGATATTCGAGTTCACCGTCGGGGGACTGGAGTGGAGCAGCGCTCAACGAAACCCACAGTCGCTCGCCGTCCGCTCGTTCGAGAATCGCTTCGTAATCGTACACCGCGGAGCCGGTTTCGATGACTTCCGCCATGATAGCGTCCCGAGGATCGACCGGCCGGTTCTCGGAATCGTACAGAGTGAAATCGTCCAGTGACGGACGGGACAACAACTGCTCGATGGGTTCACCGAGAATCTCGGCGACCTGTTCGTTCGCCCGAACGAGCCGTCTATCCGGTGTGAAAACGCCGATCGCGATCGGGCTCGTTTCGAGAATTCGTTCGGTGAGATCACGTTCCCGTCGGAGCTCTTCTTTACGCTCCTGTCGGCCGGAGACGTCCCTGAAGATTCCCTGGACGACCGTTTTGTCGGCGAGGTCGGTGACGCCCGTACTGACCTCGACGGGAATGTGGGTTCCATCATCGCGGACGATATGCCGGGTCCGTTCGTGTCCGCTGGTGCCCGTCGCGTCCCCGTTATCGCCGCCGTTCTCTGAGTACTCGTGAAGTCGTGTCGCATACTGCTCCGACTGTTTTTCCGGGTGCAGGTCCGCCAGATGCATCCCGCAGAGTTCGTCCTGTGACTTCCCCATGAGCGTCGCCGCCGCTCGATTCGCGTCTTCGATCGTCCCGGTTTCCGTGTCCGCAATGAAAATCGCGTCCGGGGCCGCTTCGACGAGTCGCTCGTACTTCTCCTTGGTGTTCTCCAGTTCCCGTTCCCGTTGCTTTCGCTCCGAAATATCACGGATGATCGCCGTGAGGAGTCGGCGTCCATCGTGTTCGTGTTCGTAGAACGAGAACGCGAGGGGGAACTCGGAACCGTCCTTCCGGAGTCCGATTCGTTCGACGTACTCGTTATCGGGCGACCCCGAACCGTCGCGCACGTGTCGGTGAAGGGATTCCAAATAGGCATCACGGAACCGTTTTGGAAACAGTCGGGTGACCGACTCACCGACGAGTTCGCCCTCGGTCCATCCGAATAGACGTTCGGCCGCGTGATTCGAGAATACGATGGTACCGCCCGGATCGAACGTAAGGAACCCATCGAGTGAATGTTCGACGAGATCACGAAAGAAAGGGCCATTACGACGGAATCGGGTTGCGGACTCCTCGGGATCGGTATTGGGATCGTGATCGTGATCGGGTTGATGAGTCATGGCGATATGTGATGTCGTAGCAACGTTCGGTGGGGGAAAGAGCGAGAACCGCTATAATAGTTTGGATGATTGTGGAGTCCGAGAAACACCGATTGTGGCACTCAACCGCCGGGCTGATCGCCCTCGGGATCGATTTCGACGACACCGTCACTTGATACAGTTACCACGTATCCCGCATACGGAAACGAGACGTAGCCACCCTCCCGTAGTGATCCGTCCATTCGCGGTGCAAAGAGCGCGTCGAGTGCGTCCGGATCGATCACCTCGTACAACGGTCGAAGGTCGTCTATCGATCGGTCGTCTCGCTCCGCAATCGCGGTGAGAATTCGGGTGCTCAAGAAGCGAGCCGCGTTTTTCTTCGACGATTCCATCCCGGATTCTGTTGTGTCCATCTGGATCCTCCTCTCACAAGAACAGTTACCCTGACATCGCAAGGAATTATTGTGTCTACTGCCCTTGACGAGTCGGTAGACAGGAGCCACTATTAAGAAATTAATTGGATATCCCTGTCCGACAATGTCCAACATTATGCATCGGAATATCGAACGCGATTCCTCGGTCGGTTCGACGGGTTCCTGACCGTTTCAACCGCTCCGAACCGGTTCCTGACTGGTTTCTAATCGACCCGTGAGTGAATGGATGTCTTCCGAAAATAACCGCTCCACTTCCACTCACAGTTTCATCGCCGATAGTCGTACCACCAATATTCACTCCTCGAAGAACGGTTTTACCGCAAAACCCTCACCACTAGCCGAGTGCGGCAGCGTCGCACAAGGCAGCGTCGCATAACTGACTTTGGGAAACGCCCTGGCAAGTGGTGAGAGTGCACCTGTACCATTCGGCGGGGGGATAAAACGCGTTCCGGTAGCACAAAAATCAATTGTAGTAACCCACATACGCAAATAGGTAACACGTGTCAATACGTTCCGAGAAGGTATCGATTTCACCGAGCGTGGTCGGCAATTCAGTTGTATTCCACGCTCCCGAAGGAGAAACCGGAAGTAATCGACGACCGAACAGCCGTCGGAAAGGACACTCAGTCGTCGGTACCGGCCCGATAGATTTCGTCGATAATGCGTTGGACTGCGAGACCCTGGTGAATATTGTTCGCCTCCGGTCGGTCGCCGGATCTAACGGCGTCGATAAACATGCGTAACTCGTCGTGATAGGCGTAGTTCGATGGGGCGACGACGTCCGAGTTCACGAAGTGGTCGGTGCCATTGCTTCGCGCTTCGTACAGTTCGAGATGGTTCCGTCGATCCGGGACCGGTTCGACCTCGGGCAACGTGTCCGTGAGATCGAGGAAGGCACCCGCTTCGGTCCCACGAATGGTGTAGGAGTGTTCGGATTCGGAGTTCGTCGCCCACGCGACTTCGATCGTCGCGGTCGTATCCGTATCGAACTGACAGAACGCGGTCACCGAATCCTCGACGTCGTACATCTTCGCGTCCCCGTCGTCCCCCCACATGTAAATGTACGAATAGTCCTTGTGATGGCCGAAATCCGAGCGGGACGTCGCCATGATATCGGAGAGTTCGGGCCACTCCAGGAAGTACAACAGGAGGTCGAGGAGATGCCCGCCGATGTCCATGAGAGCACCGCCGCCAGCGATGTCCTTCGAGGTGTACCACGTCCCTCGGCCCGGAACGCCGCGCCGCCTGACGAACTTCCCGTGGATGTGAATTATCTCCCCGAAGTATCCCTCCTCGATGTACGATTTCGTGACGTCACAGATGTTTCGAAACCGCTCGTAGAAGCCGACCATACAGATGTTGTCGGTTTCCTCGGCGACCGCGGCGATGTTCTCCGCGGATTCCAAGTCGTGGCTGAGCGGGGTCTCCAGAAAGACGTCGAGTCCGTGTTCCAACGCGGCCGTCGCCGTCGGTTCGTGGAACTTCGTGGGAGTACAAACGATGACGGCATCGAGATCGGCTTCGAGGAGGTCCGAAAGGTTCTCGTAGGTCGTGGCACCGAATCGTTCCCGGAACTCGCGACGAGCGGTCGGATCAGCATCCGCGCCACAGACGGGAGGACAGTCCAATGCGGTCAGTACCTCGGCGTAGTTCGTTCCGTGCGTTTCGAGGCCGAGGATGCCGATCGAGGGCGCATCGTTCTCCATTTGATCGTTTCGTCGTCCCGTATCGATATTATGGTTTTGAGAGGACGACGGAGTGGAACCCGCGACGGAAAAATCACCTATCGGTTCGTGGAGTCCATCCGCGCCCGTAACTGGTCGGATAGATCGGACAGGTGGGCGGTTCCGAAGGTCGCGACGAGCAATCCGCCGATCGTGTTGTAGAACAGGTCCAAGATCGTATCGTCCAGTCCGTACTGGGTGAGGACTTTCCCGACGCCGACGAGGCTCGATACGACGCCGACGTAGAACTCGATGAGTTCCCAGATGACGCCGAACGCCATGACGAACAACAGGAGATAGACGAACATGAACCGGGGTGGCATCACGATGTACTCCGTGTGTTCTTCCAGCGCTCGCGTCACGGCGTACGCGACACCGGCGACGAGCGAGGAGGACAGTGCGTGCGTCATGTGATCCCACCACCACGTCGACTTGTACGGGCTGATGAAACCCAAGGCGGGCACCGATAGCGTCCCGAACGCGTGTAGAAACATGGCGACGGAGATCCAGAGCACGATTCCCCCGTTCATCGTGACACGGTAATTTCGCTCGAAGAACGCGGGGAGGAACGTGACGAGCAAACCGATACCGGAGTTCACGACGATACCGGCGTTCCCCTGCCACAAGCCGATCAGTAGGATTACGACCATCGCCGCCTGGAGGAACCGAACCAACTGAACTTCCCGGCGTTCCGAAACGTGAACGGGCGAGTGAAAACTCACGTGCTACTCCCCCGTGATCGGTCGGCGTTCGCAGCGAGTTGACGCCGAAAGTACAACCAGAACAGCACGCCAGCGACGATACCCGCGATGAGCGTCGCCGTGAAGATGGTCATGAGTTCGGTGTTCGTTTTGATGAACGTCGTCCCGAGGTACGTCGCCGAAGCCGCGGATCCCACCGCCCAGAATCCGGCGGTCGCGAGCGTCACGATGACGGTGAAGAAGACCGCGAACTGTGGCGTCATTCGAACCGTCGTCGTCAATTCGAGCGCGACGACGACGAGCATCGCGAGGGTCGCGACACTGATCCCGGTCACGATTTCGCCGAAGAACTCCGGCCGCGCCGTCGCGACGAACAGCGGCAACGACGCGATGAGCAGCAGTGGCCACGGAACCGTCCGAGTCCACGATCGAAAGACGACGGCGGGCGAGATGGCGACGAACGCCGCAATCGCGGCCATCACCGTTTCGACCAACAGAACGTTCAGGAAGCTCACGATTGCGAGTGCGACGAGAACGATTGCGAGCGCCCATGCGATCATCGCGTTCACTCGTGTGTCCTTGATAAACCACGTTTCCGGAAGTGTTTGACTCATCCCGTATCCCCCATAGAGACCACGAACGCTGGCCGTAGCGACCTGCGGTATCCCCCGTATAGAACGACACGGATCGACTTATCTGTTGGCGGGAATCGTTTCGAGCGGTTACAACACTTGTCTGGGTAACTCCATCTCCGAGTCCCGCAAGACGAAGTACCGGAACGAAAGGATCGCCAGGAAGACGGAGACGACGGACAGGATCAGGAACGCGTTGTAGAGACCTTCGGAGATGATGCCGCGTGTCAGGCCGATCTCCGCCGCGGCAACGCTGATACTGAGACGACCCGGCATCGCCGACGCGAGGAGCGCGACGGTTTCCTGTTCGAGACCGACGAACCACCCACCTGCCACCGAACCGACCACTTTCGATCCGATTCCCAAGACGAGGATTCCGGCGAGCAGAAGCGGGCTCGCGACGAGAAGCTTTCGAGATCGAAATTCAGCCCGACGTAAAAGAAGAATACGGGGGTCACCAGGTCCGAGACCGGCTTCATCGAGTTTTGAATGGAGTGGCCCTCGTGCGTGATCACCGCGACGAGAAGCCCGGCGAAGAACGCGCCGAGAATCGCGTGAATACCGATGAGTTCCATGCAGTACGCCAGCGTGACCATGAGGAAGACGCCCACTTTCACCGGATTTTCGAACATTCCCTCCTGAAGCGTGTTCGAGAGATAGTCTTCGAGCAAGAACGGCAGGCCGATGAAGAACACGAACAGCGCAATCGTCACGAGGATGACGCCGATCACCGGCTTCGGGGCGGTGATCAAGGTGATTCCGTATGCCAGTGCCGCGACGGATAACAAGTCGTTCATCACCGCGACGGAGAGAATCGTCTGCCCGGTATCGCTCTGGAGGAGCGAGAAGTCCTCGACGAGTGGATAGATGAGGCCGAGCGACGTCGTCGAGATGGTGACGCCGGTCAGAAACGACGCGAAGAGGTTGAGTCCGAGCACCCGTGCGAGGGCAAATCCGGAGACGAACGGGAGCAAAAACGTGAACACGGCTAGCTCCGCGATCTGTTGTGGATTCCGTCGGATCGTGTCCGGATCGAGTTCCAAACCGGCGTCGAACATGATCATGAGGAGTCCGAACGCCGCGAGCGCGGTGAAGAATTCGAACCCGGGCATCGATGGATTGACGATGTCGAATATCGAGCCGAACAGTATCCCGGCCAACATCTCGACCGCCAATATCGGAACGTTGTACTCGGTCAGCGATTTGAAAACCAGACTCGTTCCATAGACGAGCGCGAGAACGAGAACGAAATGAAATGATAGTGACATTAGTGTGCAACAACTCGATGGGTAGACTGTCGGGTCATCGGGTTCCCTTCGTCGATACCACGAAGTCTATTCTGACTGAACATAACTAAATCAATCGGAAATCTGTCGGGACTCGTCGTGAGCAACGTGCGCCCCGTGTGCAACCCAGCTGCTCTTGAGGAGGATCGGGGCCCTCGCAGTGTACGAACTGCGGCCTGTCTCCACCGTCGAGATGCGGATCTCATGTCCGAAGTTTAGCGATTCTAGCAACGGTAACTACACATCTCTGGTGAGTATAAAATACTACTGTCACGGTAACTTTCGACCGGTTCCGAAAAATCATCGTTGGGAGAGGTCCCGAATTCGACACTACTGCCGGACGACGGACCGAATTCGGTTCCTTCTACGGGATTTCTTCTACCCGAACGACGCTACCGAGGTATACAATTCGACCCAATTCACAAATTTCACCTGAGCCGTCTATTCTACCTGAGCCACCTATTATTCTCGATACCGCATGATCCCTGTTCGAATCGTGTGCACGGAATCCGCCACGGAAGTCCGCAGCGGTAGAACACGACCCGAAACGAGGTCGGTCGCTATCTCGAACTAGCGAACTAGAGGGGCTCGTCCTGGTAACTGGCCGGGTCCTGTTGGTCGTCGACGGCCTGGGTAAAGAGGCTCTCAGCCATTTCTTCGTCGACTTCGTTAGCAGGTGCGTGAGCCGACACGCCGAGCGTGATGAGTTCTTCGATCGCTTGCTCTCGATTCAGGAAATCACCTTGGTCGACGAGTCGATCGATATCGGAGTCGATACGGTCGGGGAGGGATACTTCGAATGTGACCATACGCCCACTCATAATCGAGGGCAAATGAATTCTCTGGTCTCCGCTCTCTTTGCCTCCGGTTGGCGTGATCCGGGACGCGGTCGATTCGTTTCGACGAGCTAGAACGATGCTCGCGTGCAAAGAAGCGAACATTTAGCATACCCCGCTTACGTACGTAGGTGTATGACCGATTGGGTTCCCGTGTCATGTGCGCAGTCTGTGGGGTTTCGCCGACCACTGCGTACGGGCACATGGTGGTCGAACCGGGAACCCCATCGTCTTCGATACCACCCTTCGGGCTTCGATACCCACACCAATCACGAACGGTGACCGCGTTGGAGGCAGTTACCGAGTCAGTTAGCTAAACCAATGAGACACGTTACAACGATCGATAGCCGACGATGGCTGGCGGTGGGGACGATCATCGCAGCAGTCGCAACTGGCGGAAGTCTCTGGCTGAGTTTCGGCCTCGGACTCGTTCCCTGCGAACTGTGCTGGTACCAACGGATCCTGATGTATCCGCTCGTGGTCATACTCGGTGTCGCGACGATCGAGGGGCGACCGCTCGTCTACCGGACCGCGTTCCCACTCGCGGTCGGCGGCGTTTTGATCGCGGGGTACCACTCGTGGATACAGTACACGGGGGCTCCGACGGCCTGTTCCGTCGGCCAGATCAGTTGCGGCATCGTGCAGTATCGAATCGGCGGGATAACGGTCCCGAACCTCTCGTTGACCGCGTTCGTCTTGATCACCGCGGTACTGTTCGTGATCGCGCGATGGTCGAAATAACCGATAGTCGGATCGTGTAACCGAATGAAAGTAGACGGGGACAGGTTCGGCACTGATTCGGGGTTATGGTCGCCTCGGTTCGAATTTTCGTTCTTCGCCCTCAATCCTGCTCGCCCCAACTCGACGTCTCGTTGACGCGCGTCGCCACTGGCTTCGACGCCGGATCGAGCGTCGTCGCGACCCGGTTCCGAATTCGGGAGACTTCCGCTCCGATCACGCGGTGCCCGAGTATCGAGAACCCGAGGAAGATCGTGAAGAATCCGACGACCGTCCGTGCCGAGATCGCTTCGCCCAGAAGTGCCCATCCGCCGAGCGTGGCCACGATGGGAACGAGGTAGAAAATCAAGTTCCCCCGAATCGCCCCGACCTCGTCCAGCAGGCCGAAGTACGCGATGAACGCGAGCGCGCCCGAGAAGACGCCGACGTAACCGAGCGCAGCGAACGCGGTCGGCGTCCACGCGATTGCGGCCGGTTGTTCACCGGCGGCGAAACTCAATGTATGGCAGAGGAGCGCGGCGACCGGGAGTGCCCATGCGGTGCGAACGGTACTGCCGAGGGAGGAACCCGCTCGCCGAATCAGAACGCTTCCGAGCGCACCACAGACCGCGGCACCGAGGAGGATTCCCTTCCCGATAACGGCACCGTCCAGCACGTGAGCGGGGTCGATGTCGACCACGAGCGCGACGCCGACGAATCCGAGCGCCAACCCACCGGCACCGACGCGGGTGAGGTCCTCGTCCGATAGCAGTACGGCCGCGAGGGCGGGAGTCAGAATCGGGTTGAGACTGTAGATGATCGACCCGACCCCGCTCGACGTGTACTGCTGTCCCAGAAAGATGAACGCGTTCGTCAAGCCGACCGTGAACACGCCAGCGGCGAGGATACCGGCGAAATCCGAGCGCGTACGGGGGAGCCACTCCTCCCGTGAAAACGCGAACAACACGTAGGTCAG contains these protein-coding regions:
- a CDS encoding DMT family transporter → MGRSRYHLLGFFLAASAFFGGTFVAAKAGLNYFPPLLFVAFRFDIGTALLLTYVLFAFSREEWLPRTRSDFAGILAAGVFTVGLTNAFIFLGQQYTSSGVGSIIYSLNPILTPALAAVLLSDEDLTRVGAGGLALGFVGVALVVDIDPAHVLDGAVIGKGILLGAAVCGALGSVLIRRAGSSLGSTVRTAWALPVAALLCHTLSFAAGEQPAAIAWTPTAFAALGYVGVFSGALAFIAYFGLLDEVGAIRGNLIFYLVPIVATLGGWALLGEAISARTVVGFFTIFLGFSILGHRVIGAEVSRIRNRVATTLDPASKPVATRVNETSSWGEQD